The Cyprinus carpio isolate SPL01 chromosome A5, ASM1834038v1, whole genome shotgun sequence genome has a segment encoding these proteins:
- the LOC109081533 gene encoding cyclin-H-like isoform X3: MYHNSSQKKFWTYDKEEKLDKLRLEANRKFCLKGMSSGKPESMFLDAQEEKVLFRHYENRLLDFCAMFKPAMPKTVVGTACMYFRRFYLNNSLMEYHPRTIMLTCAYLSCKVDEFNVSCTQFVGNLQESPAGQERALEQILEYELLLIQQLSFHLVVHNPYRPLEGFLIDLKTRYPLLENPEMLRKSAEDFLNRAAVTDAGLLFSPSQIGLTAILNSAARAGLKMEAYLTECMGLKEDKETLSKMYESMRRITSLIKAYELPKAEEVNTCKQKLERIHAEFATNLKRKHGYEDDDHVVKRQMVAEEEWTDEDLDAL; encoded by the exons ATGTATCACAACAGCTCTCAGAAGAAATTCTGGACTTACGATAAAGAGGAAAAATTAGATAAATTAAGACTAGAAGCTAATCGGAAGTTTTGTTTAAAAGGCATGTCCAGTGGTAAG CCTGAATCCATGTTTCTTGATGCACAAGAAGAGAAAGTGCTTTTCAGACACTATGAGAATAGATTGCTAGACTTCTGCGCTATGTTCAAGCCTGCGATGCCTAAAACTGTTGTG GGCACAGCTTGTATGTATTTTCGAAGATTCTATTTGAACAACTCTTTAATGGAGTATCACCCTCGGACAATAAT GTTGACATGTGCATATCTCTCCTGTAAAGTGGATGAGTTTAATGTGTCCTGCACTCAGTTTGTGGGGAACCTTCAGGAGAGCCCTGCAGGACAGGAGAGGGCTCTAGAACAGATTCTGGAGTATGAGCTGCTTCTCATCCAGCAGCTCAGTTTTCACCTGGTTGTTCACAATCCTTATCGGCCCTTGGAGGGCTTTCTAATTGACCTGAAG ACCAGATACCCATTGTTAGAAAACCCAGAGATGCTGAGAAAGAGTGCAGAAGACTTTCTCAACAGAGCAGCAGTGACGGATGCCGGGCTCCTCTTCTCTCCGTCTCAGATCGGCCTCACTGCCATCCTCAACAGTGCTGCACGTGCCGGCCTCAAGATGGAGGC ATATTTGACCGAATGCATGGGGCTTAAGGAGGATAAAGAGACCCTATCAAAGATGTATGAGTCAATGAGAC GAATAACTAGCCTTATTAAAGCATACGAGCTTCCCAAAGCTGAGGAGGTCAATACCTGCAAACAGAAACTGGAAAGGATTCATGCTGAATTCGCTACAAACTT GAAAAGAAAACATGGATATGAAGATGATGATCACGTCGTGAAAAGGCAGATGGTTGCTGAGGAA GAGTGGACTGATGAGGATTTGGATGCATTGTGA
- the LOC109081533 gene encoding cyclin-H-like isoform X1: MQCSFDSMRLSGCKVVFRFRRFFAEFWLFCLAFNMYHNSSQKKFWTYDKEEKLDKLRLEANRKFCLKGMSSGKPESMFLDAQEEKVLFRHYENRLLDFCAMFKPAMPKTVVGTACMYFRRFYLNNSLMEYHPRTIMLTCAYLSCKVDEFNVSCTQFVGNLQESPAGQERALEQILEYELLLIQQLSFHLVVHNPYRPLEGFLIDLKTRYPLLENPEMLRKSAEDFLNRAAVTDAGLLFSPSQIGLTAILNSAARAGLKMEAYLTECMGLKEDKETLSKMYESMRRITSLIKAYELPKAEEVNTCKQKLERIHAEFATNLKRKHGYEDDDHVVKRQMVAEEEWTDEDLDAL, translated from the exons ATGCAGTGCAGCTTCGATTCAATGCGTCTTTCTGGCTGTAAAGTTGTTTTTAGGTTCCGCCGCTTTTTTGCCGAGTTTTGGCTCTTCTG CCTTGCATTCAACATGTATCACAACAGCTCTCAGAAGAAATTCTGGACTTACGATAAAGAGGAAAAATTAGATAAATTAAGACTAGAAGCTAATCGGAAGTTTTGTTTAAAAGGCATGTCCAGTGGTAAG CCTGAATCCATGTTTCTTGATGCACAAGAAGAGAAAGTGCTTTTCAGACACTATGAGAATAGATTGCTAGACTTCTGCGCTATGTTCAAGCCTGCGATGCCTAAAACTGTTGTG GGCACAGCTTGTATGTATTTTCGAAGATTCTATTTGAACAACTCTTTAATGGAGTATCACCCTCGGACAATAAT GTTGACATGTGCATATCTCTCCTGTAAAGTGGATGAGTTTAATGTGTCCTGCACTCAGTTTGTGGGGAACCTTCAGGAGAGCCCTGCAGGACAGGAGAGGGCTCTAGAACAGATTCTGGAGTATGAGCTGCTTCTCATCCAGCAGCTCAGTTTTCACCTGGTTGTTCACAATCCTTATCGGCCCTTGGAGGGCTTTCTAATTGACCTGAAG ACCAGATACCCATTGTTAGAAAACCCAGAGATGCTGAGAAAGAGTGCAGAAGACTTTCTCAACAGAGCAGCAGTGACGGATGCCGGGCTCCTCTTCTCTCCGTCTCAGATCGGCCTCACTGCCATCCTCAACAGTGCTGCACGTGCCGGCCTCAAGATGGAGGC ATATTTGACCGAATGCATGGGGCTTAAGGAGGATAAAGAGACCCTATCAAAGATGTATGAGTCAATGAGAC GAATAACTAGCCTTATTAAAGCATACGAGCTTCCCAAAGCTGAGGAGGTCAATACCTGCAAACAGAAACTGGAAAGGATTCATGCTGAATTCGCTACAAACTT GAAAAGAAAACATGGATATGAAGATGATGATCACGTCGTGAAAAGGCAGATGGTTGCTGAGGAA GAGTGGACTGATGAGGATTTGGATGCATTGTGA
- the LOC109081533 gene encoding cyclin-H-like isoform X2: protein MQCSFDSMRLSGCKVVFRFRRFFAEFWLFCLAFNMYHNSSQKKFWTYDKEEKLDKLRLEANRKFCLKGMSSGKPESMFLDAQEEKVLFRHYENRLLDFCAMFKPAMPKTVVGTACMYFRRFYLNNSLMEYHPRTIMLTCAYLSCKVDEFNVSCTQFVGNLQESPAGQERALEQILEYELLLIQQLSFHLVVHNPYRPLEGFLIDLKTRYPLLENPEMLRKSAEDFLNRAAVTDAGLLFSPSQIGLTAILNSAARAGLKMEAYLTECMGLKEDKETLSKMYESMRRITSLIKAYELPKAEEVNTCKQKLERIHAEFATNLTWHDG from the exons ATGCAGTGCAGCTTCGATTCAATGCGTCTTTCTGGCTGTAAAGTTGTTTTTAGGTTCCGCCGCTTTTTTGCCGAGTTTTGGCTCTTCTG CCTTGCATTCAACATGTATCACAACAGCTCTCAGAAGAAATTCTGGACTTACGATAAAGAGGAAAAATTAGATAAATTAAGACTAGAAGCTAATCGGAAGTTTTGTTTAAAAGGCATGTCCAGTGGTAAG CCTGAATCCATGTTTCTTGATGCACAAGAAGAGAAAGTGCTTTTCAGACACTATGAGAATAGATTGCTAGACTTCTGCGCTATGTTCAAGCCTGCGATGCCTAAAACTGTTGTG GGCACAGCTTGTATGTATTTTCGAAGATTCTATTTGAACAACTCTTTAATGGAGTATCACCCTCGGACAATAAT GTTGACATGTGCATATCTCTCCTGTAAAGTGGATGAGTTTAATGTGTCCTGCACTCAGTTTGTGGGGAACCTTCAGGAGAGCCCTGCAGGACAGGAGAGGGCTCTAGAACAGATTCTGGAGTATGAGCTGCTTCTCATCCAGCAGCTCAGTTTTCACCTGGTTGTTCACAATCCTTATCGGCCCTTGGAGGGCTTTCTAATTGACCTGAAG ACCAGATACCCATTGTTAGAAAACCCAGAGATGCTGAGAAAGAGTGCAGAAGACTTTCTCAACAGAGCAGCAGTGACGGATGCCGGGCTCCTCTTCTCTCCGTCTCAGATCGGCCTCACTGCCATCCTCAACAGTGCTGCACGTGCCGGCCTCAAGATGGAGGC ATATTTGACCGAATGCATGGGGCTTAAGGAGGATAAAGAGACCCTATCAAAGATGTATGAGTCAATGAGAC GAATAACTAGCCTTATTAAAGCATACGAGCTTCCCAAAGCTGAGGAGGTCAATACCTGCAAACAGAAACTGGAAAGGATTCATGCTGAATTCGCTACAAACTT gacaTGGCACGATGGTTAA